In one Candidatus Eisenbacteria bacterium genomic region, the following are encoded:
- a CDS encoding metallophosphoesterase family protein encodes MRIAALYDIHGNRFALDAVLAELNKVRPDVILIGGDIVAGPFPADVLERLTTLDTDVRFIRGNTEREVVSPGPSVPPTWAERVPWVRAQLSEEQLDFLGALPEQLVLDVDTLGPTLFVHGSPRSDEEIITALTPEAWLREVFAGVEQRTVIGGHTHMQIDRQIGDIRFANAGSVGMPYEESLGAFWALIGPGIEHRRTAYDIEAAAAAIRASAFPGADDFVSRFLLDHPSPADTAAFFESLAEKARSRPNPV; translated from the coding sequence ATGAGGATTGCGGCTCTCTACGACATCCACGGGAATCGCTTCGCGCTCGACGCCGTGCTGGCCGAGCTGAATAAGGTGCGTCCGGACGTCATCCTGATCGGTGGCGACATCGTCGCCGGACCGTTCCCGGCCGACGTTCTCGAGCGCCTCACGACGCTCGACACCGACGTCCGCTTCATCCGCGGCAACACCGAGCGCGAGGTCGTGAGTCCTGGCCCGAGCGTGCCGCCGACCTGGGCCGAGCGCGTGCCCTGGGTGCGCGCTCAACTGAGCGAAGAGCAGCTCGATTTCCTCGGCGCTCTTCCCGAGCAGTTGGTGCTCGACGTCGACACCCTCGGGCCCACGCTCTTCGTCCACGGCTCGCCGCGGAGCGACGAGGAGATCATCACCGCCCTCACACCCGAAGCGTGGTTGCGGGAGGTCTTCGCCGGAGTCGAGCAGCGCACCGTGATCGGTGGACACACGCACATGCAGATCGACCGCCAGATCGGTGACATCCGCTTCGCCAACGCCGGCAGCGTCGGCATGCCTTACGAGGAGTCGCTTGGCGCTTTCTGGGCGTTGATCGGGCCCGGCATCGAGCATCGCAGGACGGCCTACGACATCGAGGCGGCGGCGGCGGCCATCCGGGCGAGCGCGTTCCCGGGCGCCGACGATTTCGTCAGCCGCTTCCTGCTCGATCACCCATCGCCCGCGGATACGGCGGCCTTTTTCGAGAGCCTCGCCGAGAAGGCTCGCTCCAGGCCCAACCCGGTCTAG
- a CDS encoding right-handed parallel beta-helix repeat-containing protein, which translates to MTPRSAILGFIAVLFATAASAATYTVRPDGGGDFAKIQDAIDAAVSGDVIVLGDGVFTGSRNRDLRFLGKNLTLRSQSGNPALCAIDCQGQSRGININQGETSVLVQGITIRNGFAPRTPTIPSSPGWGGGLNLSGVTATFRFCVIASSTADDGPGGALGAGAYASSSNVTFEVCSFTDNYFALRGTGAGLFAWQNSNVTATQCSFDGNRAAGITSGGTGGGVQVQDSRLTMLDCEVRGNMAHIGAGISTGQLCIVDIRDCLIAGNSNNTTEGTRMGAGIHLGYDTDGVISGCTITGNRAYERGAGVAVANDGNVTIENTVIWGNCIGAGVGESVSIATDGFVDFACCDVDPAKVIGGTATYTSSFAADPVFCNAKPCAGAPTLEGNYSLQGTSPLIEGSGCGLIGSENAICDVLGIGSGPIASLGLELRAGPNPFRDATSIRYSIAVSGPVAVDVFDAAGRLVRRFDEGVRRSGSYTIPWNGRSAEGSSVPPGVYFARISSRGQVATGWIVRVK; encoded by the coding sequence ATGACCCCCCGCTCGGCGATTCTCGGCTTCATTGCCGTGCTCTTCGCGACCGCCGCTTCCGCCGCCACCTACACCGTGCGGCCGGACGGCGGCGGTGACTTCGCAAAGATCCAGGATGCGATCGACGCGGCGGTCTCGGGCGACGTGATCGTTCTCGGCGACGGCGTCTTCACCGGCTCCCGCAACCGTGACCTCAGGTTCCTCGGCAAGAACCTGACGCTGCGCTCTCAGAGCGGCAACCCGGCGCTCTGCGCCATCGACTGCCAGGGCCAGTCGCGCGGCATCAACATCAACCAGGGAGAGACCAGCGTCCTGGTGCAGGGCATCACCATCCGCAACGGCTTCGCGCCGCGTACGCCGACGATCCCGAGCTCGCCGGGCTGGGGTGGCGGCCTGAATCTCTCGGGGGTGACCGCGACGTTCCGCTTCTGTGTGATCGCGAGCAGCACGGCCGATGACGGCCCGGGTGGCGCGCTCGGGGCGGGAGCGTATGCGAGCAGCTCGAACGTGACGTTCGAGGTCTGCTCCTTCACCGACAATTACTTCGCGCTGCGCGGAACGGGTGCGGGCCTCTTCGCCTGGCAGAACTCGAACGTCACCGCGACGCAATGCTCGTTCGACGGCAACCGGGCGGCGGGCATCACGTCGGGCGGCACCGGTGGCGGGGTTCAGGTCCAGGACTCGCGGCTCACGATGCTCGACTGCGAAGTGCGCGGCAACATGGCCCACATCGGCGCCGGCATCTCGACGGGCCAGCTCTGCATCGTCGACATCCGCGACTGCCTGATCGCCGGCAACTCGAACAACACGACGGAAGGCACACGCATGGGCGCCGGGATCCATCTGGGCTACGACACGGACGGCGTCATCAGCGGCTGCACGATCACCGGCAACCGCGCGTACGAGCGCGGAGCGGGAGTGGCCGTGGCCAACGACGGCAACGTCACGATCGAGAACACGGTCATCTGGGGGAACTGCATCGGCGCGGGCGTGGGCGAGTCGGTCTCCATCGCGACCGACGGCTTCGTCGACTTCGCCTGCTGCGACGTCGATCCGGCGAAGGTGATCGGAGGGACCGCCACGTACACCAGCTCGTTTGCGGCAGACCCGGTGTTCTGCAATGCCAAGCCCTGCGCGGGCGCGCCGACCCTGGAAGGCAACTACAGCCTGCAGGGGACGTCCCCGCTCATCGAGGGCTCGGGCTGCGGGTTGATTGGCAGCGAGAACGCCATCTGTGACGTGCTCGGGATCGGTTCCGGGCCCATCGCGAGTCTCGGCCTCGAGCTGCGCGCCGGCCCCAATCCCTTCCGCGACGCGACCTCGATTCGCTACTCGATCGCGGTCTCGGGACCGGTCGCAGTCGATGTGTTCGACGCCGCGGGGCGGCTGGTGCGGCGCTTCGACGAAGGCGTGCGGCGTTCGGGCTCGTACACGATCCCGTGGAACGGGCGCTCGGCAGAAGGCTCGAGCGTTCCCCCCGGCGTCTACTTCGCCCGCATCAGCTCGCGCGGCCAGGTCGCGACCGGCTGGATCGTGCGAGTGAAGTGA
- a CDS encoding cupin domain-containing protein, translating to MRKTLLWCSVLFAAFAGAAFAEDATAPGHNTLYTGKDLKWGDPPPVLEKGAQFTVLAGDPSKEGLYVVRLKMPANYKINPHWHPTDEHVTVISGSLLIGMGESFDKAAMKELPAGGYVVLPGEMRHYAMAGKKETVLQVHGMGPFQLTYVNPADDPSTRATAK from the coding sequence GTGCGCAAGACCCTGCTGTGGTGTTCCGTCCTGTTCGCTGCGTTCGCTGGAGCCGCTTTCGCCGAGGATGCGACTGCGCCGGGCCACAACACTCTCTACACGGGCAAGGATCTCAAGTGGGGAGACCCTCCGCCGGTCCTCGAGAAGGGCGCTCAGTTCACGGTGCTCGCCGGTGATCCGAGCAAGGAGGGTCTGTACGTCGTGCGGCTGAAGATGCCGGCGAACTACAAGATCAATCCGCACTGGCACCCGACCGACGAGCACGTCACGGTCATTTCCGGCTCGCTCTTGATTGGCATGGGCGAGAGCTTCGACAAGGCGGCCATGAAGGAGCTGCCCGCGGGTGGCTACGTGGTCCTCCCCGGCGAGATGCGGCACTACGCCATGGCGGGCAAGAAGGAAACGGTCCTCCAGGTCCACGGCATGGGCCCGTTCCAGCTCACGTACGTCAATCCCGCGGACGACCCCAGCACGCGCGCGACGGCCAAGTAG
- a CDS encoding choice-of-anchor tandem repeat NxxGxxAF-containing protein, translating to MRPPGSLLVLLPVVFLAPAFATAEIYRFRPIALTGDPVPGVPGAHFTWLGTAPMGPSDPFPLIDAQGNVSFAGGWDNSFSPHGLFVSREGTLEAIVLTGEAATGTGSTFFALPGIIPGPARVSGTQTSFDGGFMPPGQTFTEQGVWADRTGSRELIFRQTDHPPGTPPGATFFQWFHTLVGAGHIVVNARYSVGSSSGINDHGFWRDATGTLEVIALARTQAPGVPAGVKFGNGTSLNLPAFENWDLDEQGHITFNAMLMEGGAGDLNDEGIWSEGPSGLQLVVREGDTAPGMGHPNAKFLGNSGFRTFGHDDVVDVVRNEQGHIAFGARVDVPGTNNKANAIYAVRGSGLEMVTFGMPSGSTTQGEAAPGFPAGNSFKRFPLGARISESGELAFHATVGTLGGSILDEVSALFVERGGVIELVVRTGQQVAGLPAGVTYTFAFPLTYLDNGDVVFSGGFNNGGQGLFVAHPSGAVDHLVSTGSTIEVAPGDSRVVNEFSTPGQASDARGIAVSINFQDGTDGILVVEPAGPVAVDPIVPAAGELSLAGANPFSSETAVAFELARPSRVRLAIHDLSGREVTVLLEGVREAGRHVARWQRLDHAGRRVGPGFYFATLQTGDLRSTAKLVALE from the coding sequence ATGAGACCCCCAGGCTCTCTCCTCGTGCTCCTGCCGGTCGTGTTTCTGGCGCCGGCCTTTGCTACCGCCGAGATCTATCGCTTCCGCCCGATCGCCCTCACCGGCGATCCGGTGCCCGGAGTCCCCGGCGCACACTTCACCTGGCTTGGAACGGCGCCAATGGGTCCATCCGACCCGTTCCCGCTCATCGACGCGCAGGGCAACGTTTCCTTCGCGGGCGGCTGGGACAACTCGTTCAGTCCTCACGGCCTCTTCGTGAGCCGCGAGGGAACACTCGAGGCCATCGTCCTCACCGGCGAGGCAGCAACGGGGACCGGGTCCACGTTCTTTGCGCTGCCGGGCATCATCCCGGGGCCGGCGCGTGTCTCCGGAACACAAACCTCGTTCGACGGTGGCTTCATGCCTCCGGGGCAGACCTTCACCGAGCAGGGTGTGTGGGCCGACCGCACGGGCTCCCGCGAGCTGATCTTCCGCCAGACCGACCACCCGCCGGGAACGCCGCCCGGCGCCACGTTCTTCCAGTGGTTCCACACGCTGGTGGGCGCCGGGCACATCGTGGTCAACGCGCGCTACAGCGTGGGCTCTTCTTCCGGGATCAACGACCACGGATTCTGGCGTGACGCGACCGGAACGCTCGAAGTCATCGCGCTCGCGCGCACCCAGGCTCCCGGCGTCCCTGCCGGCGTCAAGTTCGGGAACGGCACCAGCCTCAACCTGCCGGCGTTCGAGAACTGGGACCTCGACGAGCAAGGGCACATCACGTTCAACGCGATGCTCATGGAAGGTGGCGCGGGCGACCTCAACGACGAAGGCATCTGGAGCGAAGGCCCGAGCGGGCTGCAGCTCGTCGTCCGCGAGGGAGACACGGCGCCGGGGATGGGCCACCCCAACGCCAAGTTCCTGGGCAACTCGGGATTCCGCACCTTCGGCCACGACGACGTGGTCGACGTGGTGAGGAACGAGCAAGGCCACATCGCCTTCGGAGCGCGGGTCGACGTGCCGGGGACCAACAACAAGGCGAACGCGATCTACGCCGTACGAGGATCGGGCCTCGAGATGGTCACGTTTGGCATGCCGTCGGGAAGCACGACTCAGGGCGAAGCGGCTCCGGGATTCCCGGCGGGCAATTCGTTCAAGCGATTCCCGCTCGGCGCGCGCATCAGCGAGTCCGGCGAGCTGGCGTTCCATGCCACCGTCGGCACCCTCGGCGGCTCCATCCTCGACGAGGTCTCGGCGCTGTTCGTCGAGCGTGGAGGCGTCATCGAGCTCGTGGTGCGCACCGGCCAGCAGGTGGCCGGCCTTCCGGCAGGTGTGACCTACACGTTCGCGTTCCCGCTCACCTATCTCGACAACGGCGACGTCGTCTTCAGCGGTGGCTTCAACAACGGTGGCCAGGGCCTGTTCGTGGCGCATCCCAGCGGCGCCGTGGACCATCTGGTGAGCACGGGGTCCACCATCGAGGTCGCGCCGGGGGACTCGCGGGTGGTGAACGAGTTCTCGACCCCCGGTCAGGCGAGCGACGCGCGCGGCATCGCGGTCAGCATCAACTTCCAGGACGGCACCGACGGCATCCTGGTCGTCGAGCCCGCCGGCCCCGTTGCAGTCGATCCGATCGTTCCTGCAGCGGGCGAGCTTTCGCTCGCCGGTGCCAATCCGTTCTCGTCCGAGACCGCGGTGGCTTTCGAGCTGGCGCGTCCGAGCCGAGTGCGCCTGGCGATTCACGACCTCTCGGGCCGCGAAGTGACGGTGCTCCTCGAGGGTGTTCGGGAGGCGGGACGTCACGTGGCGCGCTGGCAGCGCCTGGATCACGCCGGACGCCGCGTGGGTCCTGGGTTCTACTTCGCCACGCTCCAAACCGGCGACCTCCGTTCCACGGCCAAGCTGGTGGCGTTGGAGTAG